The nucleotide sequence GCTTGTGGTTGGTTTGGCGAGTTATTTGTTGACCTGCAGAAGTCGATGCCTAAGGTAAACCTGTGTGCTCGCCCTTGGTATCTAAATGCATTGAAAGATTTAGATAGTGGTGCGGTGCACTTTGGGTTGCACATAATGCAAAGCGGTATCAAAGGAGTTTATGATGTTGAGGTCAGCCCCTGCTATCGTCTATGCGTGGTACGTGATGGGCACCCTCTGGTGTCGCAAGGTGAAGTGACACTGGAAGATCTGGCTATGTATCCGGTTATTTTGAATGACTTGGCAGGATGGAACAATAACGGTCACTCGGTTATGGAAACCGTTCTTAAAAAGCATGGTCTTAAAGCGAATCTCGTCGGGCGTTTAGGCTATGTAAATAGCATCTTTAGTGCGTTACAGGGTAGCAACGCGATTACCTATACTTCAGCAGTGTCTCTACCTAAGGATCTATCTGGTCTGTGCTTACTCAAGGCACCGGCAGCACTTGATGCAGTCGAATGTAACTACCGGCTTTATATCAGTAAGACACGATATGGTTCTCAGGAAACCAATTACTTAATTGAGTTTCTTTATCAGTCTTTTAAAAGATTTGCGACTAATCAATATGAAAGAGCAGAAGTCGCGCCATTGATTAATAGAACTTGTGGCGAAAACAAATCTGCAAAAGCTCTTGTGTAGTCATTAGGTCAATGACCATTGCTTAAATACATCCATTGTAAACTGAGCGTCAAAATAGGAATCATAAGCCTTTAGATGCTGCAATGACCATCACTTTAACCTGTTCTAAAATTTGTGCTTCAGTGTCTGCATCATAACCAGTAACTCTAGGTGTATGGATATGACCTACCGGGATCTTGCTGTTTAGCTGCTGACCGAGTAAGACGGCCCGATAAGATATCTCATTTGAAAGATAGCCGCCGCCAGAGCCTTCAACTGATATTGAGCTTTGTAGTTCGGCTAATGAACTTGCCTCAAAAGCCCCTTTGGCTAAGGTGGTGACGCTATGGTTATCGTTAACTTTCCATTTGCCTTCGACTGCTTGCATTGCTTTGACGGGCAGCGAAAACTCGACAAATTCTGGGCCGTTTAAGCTCTTTTCTTCGAACATCGGCGCTAAGGGAGCTTGCTTGTTCGCCCCAGTCTGTACATTGAGGTTATCAGGTGCGGCAGCACTACGATTACGACCTGGGAAGCGCTCAAGATCAAAGTCGTCACGTCCCATACTGACGGTAAAAATTATATCGACACTATTTTCGCGATAGATAGGCGTGAGAAGTGACTCTATAAGCCCCTGATCAAAATCAGTAAAACGAACTGGGATCATTACCGTTTCTATTTGAGCTTTCTTGCCTGCGACGGTGAACTTATATCCATCCAGTGCTAGAGCGACTAAACCGGAAGGGTTACTTTGGTCAATATTTCGGTCTAGGAAAAAGGGATCGAAGCCACTGAGTAAAATTTTAATTTGAGCATCATCATCAAACTGAATATTACTCAAACCTCGAGATGATTTTTCAATTGCGTTGATGAGTATCTCTCGTTGCCATTGGACAATATTGAACGCGGGTTTAGTGGTTTTCAACTCTTTAAGCATGGCGAGCCGACTCCAATAGAGTGGCCTGTCATCTAAGGAACCTGATTGAACATCTCTGACGGCTTGCTGCCATAAACGTTCGCCTTGTCTGGCAGCGAGTTGAGTGACGGTAAACTCATCGGTATTTTGTCGATATTGCGATGCTAAACTGTTTACCAAGCCTTGGTAACGAGAGACTACGCTAGGCAGTGTTGTCGCTGCGTTTTCGAGCCTTAACTCTTCTACATCAAGTTCAACCTGTGCATAAGCGCTTGGTAAGAGGTTTAATAGGCCGATAAAGAGGAGTGCACTACTTACTCTGGTCATAGAAAGTCCATTGATGAGGGATTTAGTGATTAGTCTTAAGGAAAGTAATAAGGATTTCAATGCTGTTAACTTAATAACTTTTCTATTAACCAGTATGCAACACCAAAGCGTGTATGAAAAGCTGAGACTCAGGTATTTTGATCATGGCGGGGTAGATTTAAGCGATGATCTTTAACTCGATACAGGTGACTTTCTCTGTTTTATTTAGCGAGTAGCTTAACGTCAGTGATTGACGTGCTACACCATCATAGATTGCAGAGATTCATGGCTATTAAATCGCTTAGTGAAGAAATCTAAAAACACGCTGATATTTGTAGCAAGTTGTCGGCGGCTCGAGTAAACACCATATACCTTGAGAGGTTCGATTGGCCACTCTTGCAGTAAAGGGACTAATGAGCCATTGGCTAGTTCATTTTTACAGACAGAGTTAGATAACATGGCGATACCAAAGTCATCCTGAACGAGCTGCTTTACCATAATGGCACTGTTAACTCTTACTTTACGATTAAAATTCACCATGGTTTTTCTAGCCCCTTTGCCTAAAGGCCAAATGGGTGCTGAACGCGAAGTCCCTAGTAATATACCGCTATGGTCTATCAGGTCTTGTGGAGTAGCCGGCGTTCCGTTCGCTTTAAGGTAACCGGGACTTGCCACTAAAATGGGCTGACGCTCAAGTAATAGTCGAGCGACAAGATCTGAGGATT is from Shewanella sp. MTB7 and encodes:
- a CDS encoding LysR family transcriptional regulator encodes the protein MTTNESVKDLSVAHLQLIVCLIKHGNASVASDELGMSQSTISYHLRRVRSIFSDEMFVRTGKGLKPTERCLQVGHFAQDLINRVEEELIHGNDFEATHIERELSLIADDTACGWFGELFVDLQKSMPKVNLCARPWYLNALKDLDSGAVHFGLHIMQSGIKGVYDVEVSPCYRLCVVRDGHPLVSQGEVTLEDLAMYPVILNDLAGWNNNGHSVMETVLKKHGLKANLVGRLGYVNSIFSALQGSNAITYTSAVSLPKDLSGLCLLKAPAALDAVECNYRLYISKTRYGSQETNYLIEFLYQSFKRFATNQYERAEVAPLINRTCGENKSAKALV
- a CDS encoding LysR family transcriptional regulator codes for the protein MPDLNGMMLFAAVVRAKGFSLAAREIGMPKSTISRKVAQLEEQLGVRLLQRDTRNLSLTQVGALFYQHCTSIRDEIEAAKATVENTHNDVSGSLRIAIPVSFSQELIANLCSSFMRLYPNVELDVQFTDREVGLVGEGYDIAIKYGPLQSSDLVARLLLERQPILVASPGYLKANGTPATPQDLIDHSGILLGTSRSAPIWPLGKGARKTMVNFNRKVRVNSAIMVKQLVQDDFGIAMLSNSVCKNELANGSLVPLLQEWPIEPLKVYGVYSSRRQLATNISVFLDFFTKRFNSHESLQSMMV